The following proteins are encoded in a genomic region of Mycobacterium sp. 155:
- a CDS encoding aldehyde dehydrogenase, translating to MSEPRKLQHFIGGKSVEPASGEYFPSMNPATRDVLYLAARGNATDIDASVAAATEAFLDPRWRDLSQTKRGRLLRRLADLIGENAEELARSESLDNGKLLREMRGQMATLPEYYYYYAGLADKIEGAVVPTSDRRVLNYTMREPLGVVGAITPWNSPLTLTTSKLAPALCAGNTVVIKPSEYTSATVLRLAELVIEAGFPPGAVNVVTGFGAEAGQPLVDHPGLAKISFTGSTATGSRIAASAASRFIGSTLELGGKSPNIVFDDANVANAAMGVVAGIFAAAGQTCIAGSRVFAQRAIYDELLQLVADRAGSIRMGNPLDDDTEIGPLAFEDQRDKVASYVDLGREEGARVLTGGRATDAGLGGFFYEPTVLVDVNNQMRVVREEIFGPVAAIMPFDTEDEVVQLANDTEYGLAAGVWTTNLARAHRMAGRLDAGTIWVNTYRAMSPMSPRQGFKSSGVGVEHGTETMKEYTRLKSVWINTNEGPVPDPFVMRS from the coding sequence GTGTCTGAACCCCGCAAGCTGCAGCACTTCATCGGCGGAAAGTCAGTGGAGCCTGCATCCGGTGAGTACTTCCCGAGCATGAACCCTGCCACCCGAGACGTGTTGTATCTGGCGGCCCGCGGCAACGCGACCGACATCGATGCCTCGGTGGCGGCTGCCACCGAGGCGTTCCTCGACCCGCGGTGGCGTGACCTTAGCCAGACCAAACGCGGGCGGCTGCTGCGCCGCCTCGCAGATCTGATCGGCGAGAACGCCGAGGAACTGGCCCGCTCGGAGTCCCTCGACAACGGCAAGTTGCTGCGCGAGATGCGCGGCCAGATGGCCACGTTGCCCGAGTATTACTACTACTACGCGGGTTTGGCCGACAAGATCGAGGGCGCTGTGGTCCCCACGTCGGACCGCCGAGTGCTCAACTACACCATGCGCGAACCGCTCGGTGTGGTCGGGGCGATCACCCCCTGGAACTCGCCGCTGACGCTGACCACCAGCAAGCTGGCACCTGCGTTGTGTGCCGGCAACACCGTGGTGATCAAGCCGTCCGAATACACTTCGGCGACCGTGCTGAGACTGGCCGAGCTCGTCATCGAGGCCGGCTTCCCGCCCGGCGCGGTCAACGTCGTCACAGGGTTCGGCGCCGAAGCCGGCCAGCCGCTGGTGGATCACCCTGGGCTGGCGAAGATCTCGTTTACCGGTAGCACTGCGACCGGATCGCGCATCGCAGCATCGGCGGCGAGCCGGTTCATCGGATCGACACTTGAGCTGGGCGGCAAATCCCCCAACATCGTGTTCGATGACGCCAATGTCGCCAACGCGGCAATGGGTGTGGTCGCAGGCATTTTCGCCGCTGCCGGACAGACCTGCATCGCGGGCAGCCGCGTCTTCGCGCAGCGCGCAATCTACGACGAGCTCTTGCAGCTGGTTGCCGATCGTGCCGGCAGCATCCGGATGGGCAACCCGCTCGACGACGACACCGAAATCGGTCCGCTGGCCTTCGAAGACCAGCGCGACAAGGTGGCCTCTTACGTCGACCTGGGCCGTGAGGAAGGCGCGAGGGTGCTCACCGGCGGGCGCGCCACCGATGCCGGACTGGGCGGATTCTTTTACGAACCAACGGTTCTGGTCGACGTCAACAACCAGATGCGGGTGGTCCGCGAAGAGATCTTCGGTCCGGTCGCGGCAATCATGCCGTTCGACACCGAAGACGAGGTCGTGCAATTGGCCAACGACACAGAGTACGGCCTCGCCGCCGGCGTCTGGACCACCAACCTGGCGCGCGCACACCGCATGGCCGGGCGGCTGGATGCCGGCACCATCTGGGTTAACACCTACCGGGCCATGTCACCGATGTCGC
- a CDS encoding S1C family serine protease: MVAGAATAVAVVDHAGHGVPTAQAPAPVNIGKPVPANGSTPSQPGSTAPTGSVEQVSAKVLPSVVKLQIESGQGREEGSGIVLSADGLILTNNHVVAAVAQDAGGQQPMTPQDGPSTRIPGLPRGMFPGGQFPGDGQSGPDTQDDPSDSPFTRPSSRVASAAQATVTLSDGRTVPFTVVGTDPDDDIAVVRAQNVSGLTPITIGSSKDLKVGQNVVAVGSPLGLQGTVTTGIISALDRPVATGDEQTGQHSVISAIQTDAAINPGNSGGALVDMNGDLIGVNSAIASLGSDQGSQSGSIGLGFAIPVDQAKRIADELVSTGTVRHASLGVQLTSGNNTSGAMVAGVLDGGPAAQAGLPNGVVITKLDNQVIDGPDALVAAVHSKAPGDNITLTYDDQSGASRTVQVTLGQLQS, translated from the coding sequence ATGGTGGCAGGCGCTGCGACGGCGGTAGCCGTCGTCGACCATGCGGGACATGGTGTACCCACCGCCCAGGCGCCGGCCCCGGTGAACATCGGAAAGCCCGTGCCGGCCAACGGTTCCACACCCAGCCAGCCAGGAAGCACGGCGCCCACCGGATCGGTCGAACAGGTGTCGGCCAAGGTGTTGCCCAGCGTGGTGAAACTGCAGATCGAAAGCGGGCAAGGACGCGAGGAGGGGTCCGGTATCGTGCTCAGCGCTGATGGACTGATCCTCACCAACAACCATGTCGTGGCTGCTGTCGCACAAGATGCCGGTGGTCAGCAGCCCATGACTCCGCAAGACGGGCCGAGCACCCGAATTCCCGGTCTGCCGCGCGGAATGTTCCCGGGTGGACAGTTCCCCGGCGACGGTCAGTCCGGACCCGACACCCAGGACGATCCGTCTGACAGTCCGTTCACCAGGCCGTCCAGCCGGGTCGCCAGCGCTGCACAGGCGACCGTGACCTTGTCCGATGGCCGCACAGTACCGTTCACCGTCGTCGGAACCGATCCCGATGACGACATCGCAGTGGTTCGGGCACAGAACGTCTCCGGGCTCACTCCGATCACAATTGGTTCTTCGAAAGATCTGAAGGTGGGGCAGAACGTCGTCGCTGTCGGCTCACCGTTGGGCCTGCAGGGGACCGTTACGACCGGCATCATCAGTGCATTGGATCGCCCGGTCGCGACCGGCGATGAGCAGACCGGTCAGCATTCGGTGATCAGCGCCATTCAGACCGATGCGGCGATTAATCCGGGCAACTCCGGAGGCGCGCTGGTGGACATGAATGGCGATCTCATCGGGGTGAATTCCGCCATTGCTTCGCTGGGCAGCGATCAGGGCTCGCAGAGCGGTTCCATCGGACTCGGTTTCGCAATCCCGGTGGATCAAGCCAAACGTATTGCCGACGAGCTGGTTTCGACGGGAACGGTCCGGCACGCCTCCCTGGGCGTCCAGCTCACGTCTGGTAACAACACGTCCGGTGCGATGGTCGCCGGGGTCCTCGACGGTGGTCCGGCAGCCCAGGCCGGACTGCCCAACGGAGTGGTGATCACAAAGCTCGACAACCAGGTGATCGACGGTCCCGACGCTCTGGTCGCGGCGGTTCATTCCAAGGCACCCGGGGACAACATCACGTTGACCTACGATGACCAGTCGGGAGCTTCCCGCACCGTGCAGGTCACCCTTGGGCAGCTCCAGTCGTAA
- a CDS encoding FKBP-type peptidyl-prolyl cis-trans isomerase — MNSSRVSCSVAFAACAASIAMTLAACSSDADNRSASTPATHTSSASQSAPSPVSTAAPIASTCPTAAPNTGANPEWTLAGATGNVAVTGSTDTAAPNVTVGAPFTVTETQVHTLQPGDGPVVGDTATVSVCYTGVNGRDGNVFDSSYQRGEPVQFPLDGVVTGFKKAIAGQKVGSTVAVAMSSADGYPDGEPRAGIQKGDTLVFAIKILDATD, encoded by the coding sequence GTGAACTCCTCCCGTGTGTCTTGTTCCGTCGCGTTCGCAGCCTGCGCCGCATCGATCGCCATGACGCTCGCCGCATGCAGCTCCGACGCGGACAACCGATCAGCAAGCACGCCGGCGACACATACGTCTTCCGCGTCTCAATCGGCTCCGTCGCCCGTCAGCACGGCAGCACCCATTGCCAGTACGTGTCCGACGGCAGCGCCGAATACCGGCGCCAACCCCGAGTGGACACTGGCCGGCGCCACCGGCAACGTCGCCGTCACGGGATCTACCGATACCGCGGCGCCGAACGTCACCGTGGGCGCACCGTTCACCGTGACTGAGACCCAGGTGCACACACTGCAACCCGGAGACGGCCCTGTCGTCGGCGACACCGCAACGGTTTCCGTTTGCTATACAGGCGTCAACGGACGTGACGGGAATGTGTTCGACAGCAGTTACCAACGCGGCGAGCCGGTCCAGTTCCCGCTTGACGGCGTCGTGACCGGCTTCAAGAAGGCCATCGCAGGACAGAAGGTCGGCTCCACAGTCGCCGTCGCCATGTCATCCGCCGACGGGTATCCCGATGGTGAGCCCCGCGCCGGAATCCAGAAGGGTGACACACTCGTCTTCGCGATCAAGATTCTCGACGCCACGGACTGA
- a CDS encoding bifunctional 2-polyprenyl-6-hydroxyphenol methylase/3-demethylubiquinol 3-O-methyltransferase UbiG, which translates to MVEQSIWMQKVAADPGHSQWYIERFRSMARAGQDLDGEARLIDAMVARGARILDAGCGPGRVGGYLAAAGHDVVGVDVDPALIKAAEQDHPGPRWLVGDLAELDLPARGITQLFDVVVSAGNVMTFLAPSTRVQVLVRLRAHLLGDGRAVIGFGGGRDYEFGQFFDDAAAAGFMPDLLLSSWDLRPFTENSDFLVAVLRRSP; encoded by the coding sequence GTGGTCGAGCAGAGCATCTGGATGCAAAAGGTCGCGGCTGACCCCGGCCATTCACAGTGGTACATCGAACGTTTTCGATCCATGGCGCGCGCTGGCCAGGATCTGGACGGCGAAGCCCGCCTGATAGACGCGATGGTGGCACGCGGCGCCCGGATACTCGATGCTGGCTGCGGTCCTGGCCGCGTAGGCGGGTACCTCGCCGCGGCAGGCCACGACGTAGTCGGCGTCGATGTCGATCCGGCACTCATCAAGGCTGCCGAGCAAGATCACCCGGGGCCACGCTGGCTCGTCGGCGACCTCGCCGAACTCGACCTGCCCGCACGTGGCATCACACAGCTGTTCGACGTCGTCGTGTCGGCCGGCAACGTCATGACATTTCTCGCCCCGAGTACCCGCGTTCAGGTGCTGGTCCGACTTCGTGCGCACCTTCTCGGCGACGGTCGGGCCGTGATCGGCTTCGGAGGGGGCCGCGACTACGAATTCGGTCAGTTTTTCGATGACGCAGCCGCGGCCGGATTCATGCCCGATCTGCTGCTGTCCTCGTGGGATCTACGTCCGTTCACCGAAAACTCCGACTTCCTGGTCGCGGTTCTCCGGCGGTCACCATGA
- a CDS encoding flavin reductase family protein, whose protein sequence is MTNDEGATVRIEPDLNVMKQVNRQFISGVTVVTALDEQTPRGLAVNAFSSISLEPPTVMVAVQRTSSTHDCLYRARHLAINILSTDQLDVVNVFATKAPDKFSGLDWAPGPFGSPLINHSGAQMEVEIRERLQASTHTVFICRVVHAAVSDRPPMVYSAGKFFDGGALSPLG, encoded by the coding sequence ATGACAAACGACGAAGGCGCGACGGTCCGGATTGAGCCCGACCTCAACGTGATGAAGCAGGTCAATCGGCAGTTCATCAGCGGAGTCACGGTTGTTACTGCGCTAGACGAACAGACGCCTCGGGGCTTGGCTGTTAATGCTTTCTCCAGCATCTCGCTCGAGCCCCCAACGGTGATGGTTGCAGTACAGCGGACCTCCTCCACTCACGACTGCCTTTATCGTGCGAGGCACCTGGCCATCAACATCTTGTCGACCGATCAACTCGATGTGGTCAATGTCTTCGCCACGAAAGCCCCGGACAAGTTCTCAGGTCTGGATTGGGCTCCGGGACCGTTCGGGAGCCCGCTGATCAACCACAGTGGCGCTCAGATGGAAGTGGAGATCCGCGAACGACTGCAAGCCAGCACCCATACGGTGTTCATCTGCCGAGTGGTACACGCCGCGGTCAGTGATCGTCCGCCGATGGTTTACAGTGCCGGTAAGTTTTTCGATGGCGGCGCTTTGTCGCCGCTGGGCTGA
- a CDS encoding GntR family transcriptional regulator: MRSDDGSRNGSIQSRLIAEVRRRIIAGEIAPGVNISELALAEEFGVSRTPVRETFKQLQTEGLIEIRPRVGTFVTIPSRREILELFEMKELLEGAAARLLAQRGRVPEVDRLEENLRQFDQAVASDDRARYVELIDEFHNLLIVGADNAKLESHYRTLMNQLAYSRLVTTSLSQPGRPLQSNREHRQVFELILAKDGDTAERVMREHVRASRQALLAGLDQGSTVSRGRRHAV; encoded by the coding sequence GTGAGAAGCGACGACGGCTCCCGCAACGGCTCTATTCAGAGCAGACTGATTGCTGAGGTCCGTCGTCGCATCATCGCCGGTGAGATCGCTCCTGGAGTCAATATCTCAGAACTCGCTCTGGCCGAGGAGTTCGGTGTCTCCCGCACACCGGTGCGGGAGACGTTCAAGCAGCTACAGACCGAAGGCCTAATCGAGATTCGACCTCGAGTCGGTACTTTCGTGACTATCCCGTCGCGGCGCGAAATCCTGGAGCTGTTCGAGATGAAAGAGCTGCTGGAAGGCGCTGCGGCACGGTTGCTTGCCCAACGTGGGCGCGTGCCGGAAGTCGATCGACTCGAAGAAAACTTGCGCCAGTTCGATCAGGCCGTGGCATCCGACGATCGCGCCCGGTACGTCGAACTCATCGACGAGTTTCACAACCTTCTCATCGTTGGTGCTGACAACGCCAAATTGGAAAGCCACTATCGGACGTTGATGAATCAGCTTGCCTACTCGCGCCTGGTGACCACTTCGCTGAGCCAGCCCGGCCGGCCGCTGCAGTCCAACCGCGAGCACCGTCAGGTATTCGAGCTGATCCTCGCCAAAGACGGGGATACTGCCGAACGCGTAATGCGCGAACACGTCCGCGCCAGCCGCCAGGCCCTTCTTGCTGGTCTTGACCAGGGGTCGACCGTTTCCCGGGGCCGGCGACACGCCGTCTAG
- a CDS encoding alpha/beta fold hydrolase: protein MTGPTLVLLHGVGLDHTVWQPVTALLDDRFTVLVPDLPGHGSRPPVPAGVTLADLANGVADEIPAGSHLVGFSLGALVAQYLAVHRPELVASLTSVASVCQRTPEERAAVLARLDTAATDLAASSAASLHRWYDGTDVATDQIAQTKATLLANDPDSFVNCYRVFATGDAEVGPELHRIAVPALAVTGELDPGSTPEMTSRLAAAIPGCEAVIIPGARHMLPVQCPRELVDALSSFFGKFIGGYPRV, encoded by the coding sequence ATGACCGGGCCGACACTGGTTCTGCTGCACGGGGTGGGCCTCGACCACACCGTGTGGCAGCCGGTGACTGCACTGCTGGACGACCGGTTCACCGTCCTGGTTCCTGACCTGCCCGGGCACGGCAGCCGGCCACCGGTCCCGGCGGGAGTAACGTTGGCGGACTTGGCCAACGGCGTGGCCGACGAGATCCCAGCCGGGTCGCATCTGGTCGGATTCTCCCTCGGTGCACTCGTCGCGCAGTATCTGGCCGTGCACCGACCGGAGCTGGTCGCGTCGCTGACCTCGGTTGCCTCAGTGTGCCAACGGACTCCGGAGGAGCGGGCAGCGGTACTGGCCAGGCTCGACACCGCCGCCACTGACCTTGCAGCGAGTTCGGCTGCGTCCCTGCATCGTTGGTACGACGGTACCGACGTCGCCACCGACCAGATCGCACAGACGAAGGCGACGCTGCTGGCCAACGATCCGGACAGTTTTGTGAACTGCTACCGAGTGTTCGCAACCGGCGATGCCGAGGTCGGCCCTGAATTACACCGCATCGCCGTACCGGCGCTCGCTGTCACGGGTGAGCTCGATCCGGGTTCCACTCCTGAAATGACGTCACGCCTTGCCGCCGCCATCCCCGGCTGCGAAGCGGTCATCATCCCCGGTGCGCGACACATGCTCCCGGTCCAGTGCCCACGCGAACTCGTCGACGCACTGTCCTCGTTCTTCGGAAAATTCATCGGAGGTTACCCACGTGTCTGA
- a CDS encoding amino acid synthesis family protein, whose product MQESSREDSIGLRKLVLYREAVVTEAGERPANPALQATVAAVIANPWLGTGPSRDLQPEVTRIAPVLAQLLSDRLVAALGGVDAVEAFGKAAIVGNAGEIEHGGALIHTPYFGNLMREFLEGESIICFADTRSEAGAALVVPLWHKTQAATRSHYQTVSARVSDAPRPDEIVIIAAGSTGPRPHPRIGDRKTDPAVTVKNLESALS is encoded by the coding sequence ATGCAAGAGAGTAGCCGCGAAGACAGCATCGGGTTAAGGAAGCTGGTTCTCTATCGCGAGGCGGTGGTAACTGAGGCCGGCGAACGGCCGGCCAATCCGGCACTGCAGGCCACTGTCGCCGCAGTGATCGCCAATCCATGGTTGGGAACCGGTCCGTCACGTGACCTTCAGCCGGAGGTCACCCGAATCGCTCCGGTGCTCGCCCAACTCCTGAGTGATCGTTTGGTGGCGGCACTCGGTGGGGTCGATGCAGTCGAGGCGTTCGGCAAGGCTGCCATCGTCGGTAATGCCGGAGAAATCGAGCACGGTGGCGCGCTGATCCACACCCCCTACTTCGGCAACCTCATGCGGGAGTTCCTGGAGGGCGAATCGATCATCTGCTTCGCTGATACCCGGTCCGAAGCCGGTGCGGCACTGGTCGTTCCGCTCTGGCACAAGACACAGGCCGCGACCCGCAGCCATTACCAGACCGTCAGCGCCAGGGTGTCCGACGCGCCCCGCCCCGACGAGATCGTCATCATCGCCGCCGGATCGACCGGTCCACGGCCCCACCCCCGCATCGGGGACCGCAAAACTGACCCTGCCGTCACCGTCAAGAATCTGGAGAGTGCCCTGTCATGA
- a CDS encoding 3,4-dihydroxy-2-butanone-4-phosphate synthase, with product MTSTITPSAANADWADGFCAEVRDAFAAGLPAVFLDEGGALLAFPAATATTAQLHFAISHSSGVVHAAMPSSLLDRLRIPDQPVLASEHSGASFTVAVDAASGIGTGISARDRAQTMQVLADPGTVADDLTRPGHVLPVRCADGGFAERGRVWERAVDLSRAAGHSPVVVMCRLVDDAGEVLDGLTATLFGLNHQLALNAGTSDIDTRSDGVRTKRTH from the coding sequence ATGACCAGCACAATCACACCGTCCGCGGCAAACGCCGACTGGGCCGACGGTTTTTGTGCCGAGGTCAGGGACGCGTTTGCTGCAGGATTGCCCGCAGTGTTCCTCGATGAGGGCGGCGCGCTACTCGCATTTCCGGCAGCCACCGCCACCACAGCCCAACTGCACTTCGCCATCAGTCACTCGTCTGGAGTTGTTCACGCCGCGATGCCGAGTTCGCTGCTGGACAGATTGCGGATACCGGATCAGCCGGTTCTCGCCTCAGAGCACAGCGGTGCGTCGTTCACCGTGGCTGTCGATGCCGCATCAGGCATCGGCACAGGCATTTCCGCACGGGACCGAGCCCAAACCATGCAAGTGCTCGCAGACCCCGGCACCGTCGCCGATGACCTGACCCGGCCGGGCCACGTCCTGCCGGTCCGCTGCGCGGACGGCGGATTCGCAGAGCGCGGGCGGGTGTGGGAACGTGCCGTCGATCTGAGCAGAGCCGCAGGGCATTCGCCGGTAGTCGTGATGTGCCGACTCGTCGATGACGCCGGCGAGGTCCTCGACGGCCTGACGGCGACGTTGTTTGGACTGAACCACCAACTGGCGCTGAACGCCGGAACCTCTGACATCGACACACGCTCGGACGGCGTCCGGACAAAGCGAACGCACTGA
- a CDS encoding GntR family transcriptional regulator: protein MSRPKPDRLISEIRRRIIAGEIPPGVNISELTLAEEFGVSRTPVRETFKQLQTEGLVEIRPRVGTFVTTPSRREIVELFEMKELLEGAGARLLAERGKVPEIDQLENNLQRAASAVIDDDRARYAELVHEFHNVLMSGADNAKLQGHYRTLMNQLAYSRLVTTSLSQPGRLAQCDCEHRHVFKLIVAQDGANAERVMREHVRASRQALLAGVQF from the coding sequence GTGAGTCGTCCCAAGCCCGACCGGCTGATTTCCGAGATACGTCGCCGCATCATCGCCGGCGAGATCCCACCCGGTGTCAATATCTCCGAACTGACCCTCGCCGAGGAGTTCGGTGTCTCCCGAACCCCGGTACGCGAGACGTTCAAGCAGCTGCAGACCGAAGGTCTGGTCGAGATTCGACCTCGGGTCGGCACCTTCGTCACTACCCCGTCGCGGCGCGAAATTGTCGAGTTGTTCGAGATGAAAGAACTACTCGAAGGCGCCGGCGCCCGGTTGCTCGCCGAGCGCGGAAAGGTACCAGAAATCGATCAGCTGGAAAACAACCTCCAGCGAGCCGCCAGCGCAGTGATCGATGATGATCGCGCTCGGTACGCCGAGCTGGTCCACGAGTTTCACAACGTGCTCATGTCCGGGGCTGACAACGCCAAGTTGCAGGGCCACTACCGGACGTTGATGAACCAACTCGCCTACTCGCGCCTGGTGACCACTTCACTGAGCCAGCCCGGTCGGCTTGCCCAGTGCGACTGCGAGCATCGCCACGTGTTCAAGCTGATCGTCGCCCAAGACGGTGCCAACGCCGAACGCGTAATGCGCGAACATGTTCGCGCCAGCCGGCAAGCACTGTTGGCCGGCGTGCAGTTCTGA
- a CDS encoding response regulator, whose translation MGGTELTVLVVDDDFRVANMHAGIVNALPGFSVSTTVTTLAAAHKAAPVDLALVDVYLPDGSGIDFVRGLQCDSMVLSAATDARTIRAALAAGALSYLVKPFAPADLAARLSGYARYRRILSGTNLGAGDVDSALDALRPRITPPQSPTAATSPTKQLVLQALRASGQPMSSAEISTEIGVSRATAQRYLSTLANAGEAKVQLRYGTTGRPEQEFVAVNKPPNRQAR comes from the coding sequence ATGGGTGGCACAGAACTGACGGTGCTGGTGGTCGATGACGATTTCCGAGTGGCGAACATGCACGCGGGCATCGTCAACGCACTACCGGGGTTCTCCGTATCAACAACAGTGACAACGCTCGCCGCTGCCCACAAGGCAGCCCCCGTCGACCTTGCCTTGGTGGACGTCTATCTGCCGGATGGATCGGGGATCGACTTTGTCCGCGGGTTACAGTGCGACAGTATGGTTTTGAGCGCCGCCACCGACGCCCGAACGATCCGCGCAGCGTTGGCGGCCGGCGCCCTGAGCTATCTCGTGAAGCCATTCGCTCCGGCAGACCTGGCAGCCCGCCTGTCGGGCTACGCGCGCTATCGCAGAATCCTTTCTGGAACCAATCTTGGCGCCGGCGACGTCGACTCGGCGCTGGATGCCCTGCGCCCCCGCATCACGCCCCCGCAGTCCCCGACCGCCGCCACCTCGCCTACCAAACAGCTTGTACTCCAGGCACTTCGCGCATCGGGTCAGCCGATGTCGTCTGCCGAGATCTCCACGGAGATCGGGGTTTCGCGGGCGACGGCACAACGGTATCTGTCGACGTTGGCCAACGCCGGCGAGGCCAAGGTTCAACTGCGTTACGGCACCACCGGTCGGCCCGAACAGGAATTTGTGGCTGTCAACAAACCACCCAATCGGCAAGCGCGGTGA
- a CDS encoding ester cyclase has product MSDIDDRRDRIQQVWEAAWDRGEVDALDKLFSPDYLRFGTSSSGQSLADFKASIVSTRGAFPDLLTVVDEIVIEGDRAAVRWHSTGTHQHPFLGVPATQRTVEISGATFSRFDGDHVVEEFVTWDPRALLTALGIITVGQDH; this is encoded by the coding sequence ATGTCTGACATCGACGACCGTCGTGATCGGATCCAGCAAGTTTGGGAGGCGGCATGGGACCGCGGTGAAGTAGATGCTCTCGACAAGCTGTTTAGCCCAGACTACTTGCGGTTCGGCACTTCCAGCAGCGGTCAGAGTTTGGCCGATTTCAAGGCGTCGATTGTCAGCACTCGTGGTGCGTTTCCCGATCTTCTGACCGTGGTCGACGAAATTGTCATCGAGGGCGATCGTGCCGCGGTTCGCTGGCACAGCACGGGAACACACCAGCATCCGTTCTTGGGTGTACCGGCCACTCAGCGCACAGTCGAGATCAGCGGGGCGACATTCTCGCGATTTGACGGCGACCATGTCGTCGAAGAGTTCGTTACCTGGGACCCCAGAGCACTCCTGACTGCGCTCGGGATCATCACCGTCGGCCAGGATCATTGA
- a CDS encoding amino acid synthesis family protein, whose translation MKLRKIVTVVEEIRTEGGREVNPPARIAVVAAVIENPWAGQGFVEDLAPGIDATASDVGALLAPLVLEALEGTAEAYGKAAIVGLNGEIEHGSGLIHTLKFGDHFRKAANATTLLPAVEKRSPAGVVFDIPLKHITDATIRSHHQTIEVRIADAPHADEIVIALAAATQGRPQQRLAPLSSEK comes from the coding sequence ATGAAGCTGCGCAAGATCGTCACCGTCGTCGAGGAGATCCGCACCGAGGGCGGACGTGAGGTGAACCCGCCGGCCCGCATCGCCGTCGTCGCCGCGGTGATCGAAAATCCCTGGGCTGGACAGGGTTTCGTCGAGGACTTGGCTCCCGGTATCGATGCGACCGCCTCTGATGTCGGTGCGCTGCTGGCACCCCTGGTCCTGGAAGCTCTCGAAGGTACTGCGGAGGCCTACGGCAAGGCAGCGATCGTCGGCCTCAATGGCGAGATCGAGCATGGCTCGGGGCTTATCCACACGCTGAAGTTCGGCGATCACTTCCGCAAGGCCGCCAACGCCACGACGCTATTGCCTGCTGTCGAGAAGCGCAGTCCAGCTGGTGTCGTCTTCGACATCCCGCTCAAGCACATCACCGACGCCACCATCCGGTCGCACCATCAGACCATTGAGGTGCGCATCGCCGACGCTCCACACGCCGACGAGATCGTCATCGCGCTCGCAGCTGCTACCCAAGGTCGCCCACAGCAGCGTCTCGCTCCCCTGAGCAGCGAAAAGTAA